The Drosophila innubila isolate TH190305 chromosome 3R unlocalized genomic scaffold, UK_Dinn_1.0 2_E_3R, whole genome shotgun sequence genome has a segment encoding these proteins:
- the LOC117790566 gene encoding facilitated trehalose transporter Tret1-2 homolog has translation MVYSVNEKKLSVFSARYRWQVIATMTVHIMTLTHGVGVGWLAPSLPLLGSEETPLGTSISIDEASWVGSLIGLGALTGNIIFGLLLDRLGRKMCMYLLAIPNMIYWILIYSAQDVTYLYAGRFLAGVSGGGCYVVLPIFVAEISDNNIRGALSSMAMMYVSFGMIIGFTMSSYLSYYLMPCIAIALPVIYLLAIIGLSETPQYLLRQGRDAQAEKSYYFYKNLPVLDSDNESAQRETAKIEFETFRQQVLSGGVRQRVNWTDFFNWPTLKIFGLNFTLLVCNQLSGSFALFNYTSHIFKQLETQIEANTCTIVVGAAQVLGILCAVALVDRLGRRVMLLTSMAGMGIGELCIALLANLASKEFLAEVNWLSLLLMCWVAFIASIGVIPLIFVIVIEQLPAKIRSIGTSLCMATLSCFIFVSLKIYPLMIFGPGLAATMYMSAGVCAIGFTILGLFLPETKGKLLTN, from the exons atggtTTACAGTGTCAACGAGAAGAAGTTGAGTGTATTTAGTGCGCGTTATCGATGGCAGGTCATAGCCACAATGACAG TCCACATCATGACGCTTACACATGGTGTTGGCGTCGGTTGGTTGGCGCCATCTCTGCCACTTCTGGGCTCCGAGGAGACTCCACTGGGTACATCCATCAGCATTGATGAGGCCTCCTGGGTGGGTTCATTGATCGGACTGGGTGCGCTGACGGGCAATATAATCTTTGGCCTATTGCTGGATCGACTCGGCCGCAAAATGTGCATGTACCTGTTGGCCATTCCCAATATG ATCTATTGGATTCTTATCTATTCGGCTCAAGATGTGACGTATCTATATGCTGGACGATTTCTAGCCGGCGTGTCGGGTGGCGGCTGTTATGTGGTTTTACCCATATTTGTAGCTGAAATATCCGATAATAA TATACGCGGCGCATTATCGTCCATGGCCATGATGTATGTTAGCTTTGGCATGATTATCGGCTTTACCATGAGCTCCTATCTCAGTTACTATCTTATGCCTTGCATTGCCATTGCCCTGCCAGTTATATATCTGTTGGCCATCATCGGCTTATCAGAGACGCCACAATACTTGCTGCGACAAGGCCGTGATGCCCAGGCCGAGAAGTCATATTACTTCTATAAGAATCTGCCAGTATTGGACTCAGATAATGAGTCAGCTCAACGTGAGACGGCTAAAATTGAGTTCGAGACGTTTCGACAACAAGTGCTCAGCGGCGGAGTCAGGCAACGTGTCAACTGGACAGATTTCT TTAATTGGCCCACATTGAAGATCTTTGGGCTCAATTTTACGCTGCTCGTGTGCAATCAGCTGTCGGGCAGCTTTGCTCTTTTCAACTACACTTCGCACATATTCAAACAGCTAGAGACGCAAATAGAGGCGAATACCTGCACCATTGTGGTAGGTGCAGCTCAAGTCCTGGGTATTTTGTGTGCCGTTGCACTTGTGGACCGCCTGGGACGCCGTGTCATGTTGCTCACCTCCATGGCGGGCATGGGCATTGGCGAGTTGTGTATTGCTCTGCTCGCAAATCTGGCTTCAAAGGAGTTTCTGGCTGAGGTCAATTGGCTGTCGTTATTGTTGATGTGCTGGGTGGCATTTATAGCGTCCATAGGTGTCATACCGCTGATCTTTGTTATTGTCATCGAACAACTGCCGGCCAag ATTCGCTCCATTGGCACCTCTCTATGCATGGCTACACTGAGCTGCTTCATTTTCGTCTCCCTCAAGATTTATCCACTTATGATCTTTGGCCCTGGTCTGGCAGCCACCATGTATATGTCGGCCGGTGTGTGCGCCATTGGATTTACCATATTGGGACTATTCCTGCCGGAGACCAAAGGCAAACTGCTGACAAactaa
- the LOC117790789 gene encoding uncharacterized protein LOC117790789: MLPLKGISVHKMRRTQLNLLCCALFLLAYFSQTCAETKYRTPARILAKQTGATQFEEERYEAHTNCNEHKHHLKKRASDEDVDYEVYQGVVGRPGIDFPIYPRIPKTTFSCRSYGNGYFADMETDCQVFHICEEGRKISFLCPNGTIFQQSELTCDWWFKVNCLGSSGYYAESAEILNKQRVHRVRPSVPVQGFNIVGGGLNIKPKVTPVVGQARAASRPGSKSDRRIDSTEDLHASIESVDFDDVSGEKQRKVLPSIDNNSNDHETQITAESSSFVSGTSKRRNGSSNNNNNSNNNSNNNNPNSNDDASVLKPARSRSGASQERSSSSRGGVGHTESRERARNGQRGQQRYKDLDSEEQHSKEKSKEKLSQQSSLKDKPEFYEAHSIRPVQHTTPYYVPSSYSTARRLEPSKSTPFYTPTVPSISKSKSTEGKLNYIKGGHAATTPNPNRFGVPAISGLFLESSVAPKSAKPTASASVELDSTYRPVIIGMRHHYDVAGSGELKRLSPPGINSNVDQIPKKLSESRDYLPTTPPPSATSSGPTYLPKGNAAPRSNVAAAGGDSLLFAPNPVKEESVYRNVQDMLKTVNLLKDKFEDVELNAQPATSVRAGLEIPPSSGPDALVSLAKYFAQEQNESGNALVKPEKHGVHTKLSVKAPAPILPTPKPSDTTVTLTTSEIPPGISEKADDIKQSLLSAKTMQKYSTLFGLKAAKGRGQAEGEADISTGLLSAQLNETQSPAKGADYQPFPQIGTTGSTIGALAEQPESRKIAQIFSNALTDYLDNPSNFRAELARARPTEPPNFKPVTTTDASLFSDGTAKYYLPTKSLPEVTTPQSIAVEINHKFDSTPAPDYSTTTELYELSTNRGQSSELELSAELSPPSADSGEGEFLQQQQTQSFVKSRNDLLKDARPQKLITTHKPTEHPWALKSQTDFLDPLTINDALMKEQRGTTTTTSSPFTYLPKLLGSTTTPSPSRYEWDDIFRSYDIPRDALPSSSGLQRIANKLFGGLNEQEALHLRNVMAKAEHDRQVLSLLLLLIQTCDDHNGKALERSRKHLLNALIDIDSKIPSKLADRQKLELGTQTTTSRVPVTTFRRSGDYYTSTTPGYTSTTELPFSTSTTAPGSYEETTKFEIHVEDVDDVDLAATTVATPSHPEVNSDRRALELLKSLYSLASKFSSRR, encoded by the exons ATGCTGCCGCTTAAGG GCATTTCAGTACACAAAATGCGGCGTACACAACTTAATTTGCTATGCTGTg CGCTTTTCCTGCTGGCATACTTCAGCCAAACATGCGCTGAAACCAAG TACCGCACGCCGGCTCGCATCCTGGCCAAGCAGACGGGAGCCACACAATTTGAGGAGGAACGCTACGAAGCACACACAAATTGCAATGAGCACAAGCATCATTTGAAGAAGCGTGCCTCCGATGAGGATGTGGACTATGAGGTTTACCAAGGGGTTGTGGGTCGACCAGGCATCGATTTTCCCATCTATCCTCGCATTCCCAAGACTACATTCAGTTGTCGATCATATGGAAATGGCTACTTTGCCGACATGGAAACGGATTGTCAG GTCTTTCACATTTGCGAGGAGGGACGCAAGATCTCGTTCCTTTGTCCCAATGGAACCATTTTCCAGCAGAGCGAGCTCACCTGCGACTGGTGGTTCAAGGTCAATTGTCTGGGATCCTCGGGATACTATGCCGAGAGTGCTGAGATTCTAAACAAACAGCGTGTCCATCGTGTACGTCCGTCGGTGCCAGTGCAGGGCTTTAACATAGTTGGCGGTGGTCTGAACATCAAGCCAAAGGTGACACCTGTTGTGGGCCAAGCTCGTGCAGCTTCACGTCCTGGCAGCAAGTCGGATAGACGCATCGATTCCACAGAGGATCTCCATGCATCGATCGAGAGCGTTGACTTTGACGATGTGTCGGGAGAGAAGCAGCGAAAGGTTCTGCCGAGcattgacaacaacagcaatgatcATGAAACACAGATCACAGCGGAGAGTTCATCCTTTGTCAGCGGCACCAGCAAACGACgcaatggcagcagcaacaacaacaacaacagcaacaacaatagcaacaacaacaatcccaATAGCAACGATGATGCATCCGTATTGAAACCAGCGCGCAGTCGTAGTGGCGCCTCCCAGGAGCGCAGTTCCTCATCACGAGGAGGAGTTGGTCACACTGAGTCCCGGGAGCGTGCCCGGAATGGACAGCGTGGACAGCAGCGGTACAAGGATCTCGATAGCGAGGAACAGCACAGCAAGGAGAAGAGCAAAGAGAAGCTATCGCAGCAATCGTCCCTCAAGGATAAGCCAGAGTTCTACGAGGCACACTCGATCCGTCCCGTGCAGCATACGACGCCCTATTACGTTCCCAGCAGTTACTCCACGGCACGTCGTCTGGAGCCCAGCAAGTCGACACCGTTCTATACACCAACCGTACCCAGCATCTCCAAGTCCAAGAGCACCGAGGGCAAACTGAACTACATTAAGGGCGGACATGCGGCGACCACGCCCAATCCGAATCGTTTTGGAGTTCCTGCCATCTCAGGACTCTTCCTGGAATCCTCAGTTGCGCCGAAGAGTGCCAAGCCCACAGCCAGCGCCAGTGTAGAGTTGGACAGCACCTACAGGCCAGTGATCATTGGCATGCGTCATCACTACGATGTGGCTGGCTCCGGAGAGCTGAAGCGTCTCTCTCCGCCGGGCATCAACTCCAATGTGGATCAGATCCCAAAGAAATTGAGCGAGAGTCGCGATTATTTGCCCACAACACCACCGCCCTCAGCCACCAGCAGTGGACCCACCTATCTGCCCAAAGGGAATGCTGCACCCAGATCAAATGTAGCTGCAGCTGGTGGGGATTCGCTGCTCTTTGCACCCAACCCTGTCAAGGAAGAGTCCGTGTATCGCAATGTCCAAGACATGCTGAAGACTGTGAATCTGCTGAAGGATAAGTTCGAAGATGTCGAGCTGAATGCACAGCCAGCAACGTCTGTCCGCGCTGGCCTGGAGATACCGCCATCATCTGGCCCGGATGCCCTCGTCTCACTGGCCAAATACTTTGCCCAGGAGCAAAATGAGTCGGGCAATGCCTTGGTGAAGCCGGAGAAGCATGGTGTGCACACAAAGCTCTCAGTAAAGGCGCCAGCACCCATTTTGCCCACACCCAAACCCTCGGATACCACAGTCACATTGACCACGTCCGAGATACCTCCAGGCATAAGCGAGAAGGCGGATGACATCAAGCAGAGTCTGTTGAGCGccaaaactatgcaaaagtATAGCACATTGTTTGGACTGAAGGCGGCCAAGGGACGAGGACAGGCTGAGGGCGAGGCAGATATCAGCACGGGATTGCTCTCCGCTCAGCTGAATGAGACTCAATCTCCGGCAAAGGGAGCGGACTATCAACCGTTTCCACAAATTGGCACCACGGGCTCCACAATTGGCGCGCTGGCCGAGCAGCCAGAGTCTCGCAAGATTGCCCAGATCTTCTCGAATGCCTTGACCGACTATTTGGATAATCCCAGCAACTTCCGTGCGGAATTAGCCCGAGCTCGTCCAACCGAGCCGCCAAACTTTAAGCCTGTCACTACGACGGATGCTTCGTTGTTCAGTGATGGCACCGCCAAGTATTATTTACCAACGAAATCCTTACCGGAGGTGACCACACCCCAGAGCATTGCTGTTGAGATAAATCACAAGTTTGACTCTACGCCTGCCCCTGATTACTCCACGACCACAGAGCTGTACGAGCTGAGCACCAATCGAGGACAGAGCTCGGAGCTGGAGCTTTCGGCGGAGCTGTCACCGCCCAGTGCCGATTCCGGTGAGGGTGAGTTcctccagcagcaacagacgcAGTCGTTTGTCAAGTCCCGCAATGATCTGCTGAAGGATGCACGACCACAGAAGCTGATCACAACACACAAGCCGACTGAGCATCCGTGGGCACTGAAATCTCAAACGGATTTCCTTGATCCGCTGACCATCAACGATGCGCTGATGAAGGAGCAGCGTGGcaccacaacgacaacgtcaTCGCCCTTCACATATCTGCCCAAATTGCTGGGCAGCACAACCACGCCCTCTCCGTCACGCTACGAGTGGGATGACATCTTCCGGAGCTACGATATTCCACGTGATGCATTGCCATCCAGTAGTGGACTGCAGCGTATTGCCAATAAGCTGTTTGGCGGACTCAACGAGCAGGAGGCACTGCATCTCAGGAATGTTATGGCCAAGGCGGAGCACGATCGTCAAGTGCTCAgcttattgttgctgctaatCCAAACCTGCGATGATCATAATGGCAAGGCCCTGGAGCGTTCTCGCAAGCATCTCCTGAATGCGTTGATTGACATCGACAGCAAGATACCCAGCAAATTGGCTGACCGCCAGAAATTGGAGCTCGGCACTCAGACGACAACGTCACGGGTGCCGGTCACCACATTCCGGCGCAGTGGTGACTACTACACCAGCACCACGCCGGGCTACACGTCAACCACAGAGCTGCCATTTTCCACCAGCACGACGGCGCCGGGCAGCTACGAGGAGACCACCAAGTTTGAGATTCATGTCGAGGATGTCGACGATGTCGATTTGGCGGCGACAACAGTTGCAACGCCGTCGCATCCCGAGGTCAATTCGGACCGTCGGGCATTGGAGCTGCTCAAGTCATTATATTCGCTGGCATCGAAGTTCAGCAGCAGGCGATAG
- the LOC117792618 gene encoding uncharacterized protein LOC117792618, producing MLTRSLVAALLLFWSGSSAQLQVQAQSGYNYVRPELAATAGGGAVAGRLSPGVYPTGTALPLTPAPATAYGAGLFPSPAVGYTPSGQATTAFGAPAAAVSSGSNLSRRPTGTGLQSATSASRSGPYGPQTQYGNAAVSTAGSRSSTGDDYNDGAEGDYSAIPGVAGVDYPVYAQVPRTNFDCTQQPLPGYYADIEAQCQVFHICALNRTYSFLCPNGTVFSQETLVCVWWNQYDCVSAPSLYANNAYIYDYSIGSSSSSSSNVNVNANVYRGGPQTVNTGYGAVAPSSPAGGTLRATATPQVAGYNVPRGSYPSPSPTQTQSQSLYGGGVIRPGNVADPGANRIIPATAAAGLAATAAGILPENAVGSFAQPVVVGNREYLPPAGVGQRQRGPAA from the exons ATGTTGACTCGTTCACTTGTTGCAGCTTTACTGCTGTTCTGGAGCGGAAGCAGCGCTCAATTGCAGGT GCAGGCACAAAGCGGTTATAACTATGTGCGCCCCGAATTAGCTGCCACAGCAGGTGGAGGAGCTGTGGCGGGTCGATTGTCACCTGGTGTATATCCCACAGGAACTGCGCTGCCCTTGACGCCTGCGCCGGCCACTGCCTACGGTGCTGGATTGTTTCCATCACCAGCTGTGGGATATACACCCAGTGGCCAGGCAACGACTGCCTTTGGAGCACCTGCCGCAGCAGTGAGCAGCGGCTCTAATCTGTCCAGGCGACCAACGGGCACAGGTCTACAGTCTGCAACGTCGGCATCACGCAGTGGTCCCTACGGTCCACAAACGCAGTACGGCAATGCAGCTGTTTCCACGGCGGGATCTCGTTCGTCTACTGGTGATGACTACAATGACGGTGCCGAAGGAGACTATTCGGCTATTCCAGGTGTTGCTGGTGTGGATTATCCCGTGTATGCACAAGTGCCACGTACCAATTTCGACTGCACTCAGCAGCCACTTCCTGGGTATTATGCTGACATTGAGGCTCAGTGTCAGGTCTTTCATATATGCGCCCTAAATCGCACCTACTCGTTTCTCTGCCCCAACGGCACAGTGTTTAGTCAGGAGACGCTGGTCTGCGTTTGGTGGAATCAATATGATTGCGTCTCAGCGCCAAGCTTGTATGCCAACAATGCCTACATCTATGACTACAGTATTGGcagttccagctccagttccagcAATGTCAATGTGAATGCCAATGTCTATCGTGGAGGTCCGCAGACTGTCAATACAGGCTATGGTGCAGTTGCTCCATCTTCGCCTGCTGGTGGCACACTGCGAGCTACTGCAACGCCTCAGGTTGCTGGCTACAATGTGCCACGTGGCTCGTATCCTTCACCCTCACCCACGCAAACACAGTCGCAGTCTTTGTATGGAGGTGGTGTCATAAGGCCAGGCAATGTGGCTGATCCAGGTGCTAATCGTATTATTCCAGCCACTGCTGCAGCTGGATTAGCAGCTACAGCAGCTGGCATACTACCCGAGAATGCTGTTGGCAGCTTTGCCCAACCCGTTGTAGTCGGTAATCGGGAGTATCTGCCACCAGCCGGCGTCGGGCAACGTCAACGAGGACCTGCAGCATAG
- the LOC117791024 gene encoding nucleolar complex protein 3 homolog, whose product MGTKKVKISSVKRAAHLKSKKTPLSKQQQQKIKQKREQLSSKREKGQNIFSQKAHKRDNLAQRKKFNKQASLGLFRGTDADEDDDEGDAGGDMLLDNVADMLDGDDLDLLQANKRKRKAKTAPVEDQQQSVGLEMAYATATKKEQAAQKIKVNLLPIKSRDGEIITRTTEVDYIPKPKRKAIEQEDEAEEDDDNSADEDSEEAYEDSDDDVVNDAAPVPKQKLISTTDLLIARQQEIERQKYRIGIICSGILEKPEDKMRNFNALYELMDEMNRSTGVPNLLAVRKLAIVSVTEIFKDILPEYRVGQVDTKMQTVRKATLDRVTFENTLLQQFKKFLQKLEHLTAQVNKRGGHKTPQSVKMATVAVQCMCDLLIAHPYFNYVQNIAQLLVYMLNCNYGAMRVAVNQCFRSLFSSDKRLDMTLFVVRRINHLIKTKQNNVHVECITCLMGLKIKHVNLDAEKENELKQKKLESHRQRLLSLSKKERKRRKKLTEVNKELEETRAEENKQTKHHKLTEIIKMVFTIYFRVLKNDPTSRVLSAILEGLAEFAHVINLEFFSDLIDVLNRILEEQELGYREQLHCIQTIFVILSGQGEVLNIDPIRFYQHFYRNMLVVQAGKNHDDFAIILRTLDEVLVKRRRNMSQQRLMAFVKRLLTGSLHLLHNGTLATLGTIKQTFQLTSVLDALLDTDTTIGSGRYDPELDDPEYCNAASTALYELSLLGRHYHPTVRRMAAHIANGVPASGEGALPTDIGKLNAHDLFSQYDSTQMAFNPAIPLPKQGEPKLKKGKQLFIRSDFKHEYGKLLKDSKMTRTSSKNALQFDFLSELNKLKE is encoded by the exons ATGGGCACG AAAAAGGTAAAAATCAGTTCGGTGAAGCGTGCCGCACACTTGAAGTCAAAGAAAACACCGTtgagcaaacaacaacaacaaaaaatcaaacagaaACGCGAACAGCTAAGTTCAAAACGTGAGAAGGGCCAAAATATCTTCTCACAAAAAGCCCACAAACGTGACAATCTAGCTCagcgcaaaaaattcaataaacaaGCATCGCTAGGCCTATTCCGGGGAACAGACGCTGATGAGGATGACGATGAAGGCGACGCCGGTGGTGACATGCTGCTGGATAACGTGGCGGACATGTTGGACGGCGATGACTTGGACCTGCTGCAGGCAAACAAACGTAAGCGGAAGGCGAAGACAGCGCCCGTCGAGGATCAGCAGCAGTCAGTGGGTCTTGAAATGGCCTATGCTACGGCTACCAAAAAGGAGCAGGCAgcgcaaaaaattaaagtcaacTTGTTGCCTATTAAATCACGCGATGGCGAGATCATAACAAGAACTACTGAAGTGGATTATATTCCCAAACCAAAACGAAAGGCGATTGAGCAAGAAGACGAAGCTGAAGAAGATGATGATAATTCTGCCGATGAGGACAGTGAGGAGGCTTATGAAGATAGTGACGACGATGTGGTCAATGATGCAGCGCCTGTGCCGAAGCAGAAACTGATATCAACGACAGATTTGTTAATAGCGCGCCAGCAGGAAATCGAGCGTCAAAAGTATCGCATTGGAATCATCTGTTCGGGCATCCTAGAGAAGCCAGAAGATAAAATGCGTAATTTTAATGCGCTCTACGAGCTAATGGACGAGATGAATCGAAGCACTGGTGTTCCCAATTTGCTGGCAGTTCGCAAGCTGGCAATTGTTTCAGTCACCGAAATATTCAAGGATATTCTGCCCGAGTATCGTGTGGGTCAAGTGGATACTAAGATGCAAACCGTTCGAAAAGCCACATTGGATCGTGTCACCTTTGAAAATACGCTGCTGCAGCAGTTCAAGAAGTTCCTGCAGAAGCTGGAGCATCTGACGGCCCAGGTCAATAAGCGAGGTGGCCACAAGACACCGCAATCTGTAAAAATGGCCACCGTGGCGGTGCAGTGCATGTGCGATTTACTGATTGCGCATCCCTACTTCAACTATGTACAGAACATTGCCCAGCTCCTGGTCTACATGCTGAACTGCAACTATGGAGCAATGCGAGTGGCTGTTAATCAATGCTTCCGATCGCTGTTCAGTAGTGACAAGCGTCTGGACATGACGTTGTTTGTGGTGCGGCGTATCAATCATCTGATTAAGACCAAGCAGAACAACGTGCATGTGGAGTGCATTACATGTCTTATGGGCCTGAAGATCAAGCATGTTAATCTGGATGCCGAAAAGGAGAATGAACTGAAGCAAAAGAAACTGGAATCGCATCGGCAACGGCTTCTCAGCTTATCCAAGAAGGAGCGCAAGCGACGAAAGAAACTTACCGAGGTCAACAAGGAGCTGGAAGAGACGCGTGCAGAGGAGAACAAGCAGACCAAGCATCATAAGCTCACGGAAATCATCAAAATGGTGTTCACCATTTATTTCCGTGTTCTGAAAAATGATCCCACATCACGTGTGCTCAGTGCCATACTGGAAGGCCTTGCAGA atttgCCCATGTGATCAATTTGGAGTTCTTTTCCGATCTCATCGATGTGCTGAATCGCATTCTAGAGGAGCAGGAGTTGGGCTATCGTGAGCAGCTGCACTGCATCCAGACCATCTTTGTTATATTGTCTGGGCAAGGCGAGGTTTTGAATATAGATCCCATACGATTCTATCAGCATTTCTATCGCAACATGCTGGTGGTGCAAGCGGGAAAGAATCACGATGACTTTGCCATAATATTGCGCACCCTGGATGAGGTGCTGGTCAAACGGAGGCGCAACATGAGCCAACAACGCCTGATGGCATTTGTAAAGCGACTTCTAACTGGCAGCCTGCATCTGCTGCACAACGGCACATTGGCCACCTTGGGCACTATTAAGCAGACATTCCAGTTGACGTCTGTGCTGGATGCGTTGCTCGACACGGATACGACCATTGGCTCCGGCCGCTATGATCCTGAACTGGATGATCCTGAGTACTGCAATGCGGCCAGCACAGCGCTCTATGAGCTCTCACTCTTGGGACGTCATTATCATCCCACGGTGCGTCGAATGGCAGCGCACATTGCCAACGGAGTGCCAGCGTCAGGTGAAGGCGCTCTGCCCACAGACATTGGCAAACT GAATGCCCATGACCTCTTTTCGCAGTACGACAGCACGCAAATGGCATTCAATCCGGCTATTCCTCTGCCCAAGCAGGGTGAACCCAAGCTGAAGAAAGgaaaacaattgtttattcGATCAGATTTTAAACATGAATACGGTAAACTGCTTAAGGATTCTAAAATGACACGGACCAGTTCGAAGAATGCActacaatttgattttctaaGCGAGCTCAATAAACTGAAAGAATGA
- the LOC117789886 gene encoding G patch domain-containing protein 11 — protein sequence MSEDEDDYMSDKFLSGLQEVRPSLVSNRAKKRQIEVQTKQAEHNKRQREAAKATTVDNARLQQTLSQPLAADNKGFQLLAKMGYKAGSGLGKNEDARTEPIGICIKKDRGGLGLAKRQELRRAHLLRKAGIESSGEISTEAYRRRATQKAEERKLLYDLKRCQQTCESLDLAAGVQEPELDFFWPPKPIEQNDEEDTEAEADDELEKEEPEEQYSVEEQLELLMSYLRTSYQFCYWCGTHYENAEDLDTNCPGLTRDEH from the exons atgtctgaagatgaagatgattATATGTCTGACAAATTTTTATCAGG GCTTCAGGAGGTACGTCCAAGCTTAGTTAGTAATCGCGCCAAGAAGCGTCAAATTGAAGTGCAGACGAAGCAGGCGGAACACAACAAGCGTCAACGCGAGGCTGCCAAGGCTACCACAGTTGATAATGCGCGTCTTCAACAGACACTAAGTCAGCCACTTGCTGCGGACAACAAAGGCTTTCAACTGCTGGCCAAAATGGGCTACAAGGCAGGAAGTGGGCTGGGAAAAAATGAGGATGCACGCACTGAGCCTATTGGGATATGCATTAAAAAAGATCGCGGTGGACTTGGACTTGCCAAGAGACAAGAGTTGCGACGGGCACATTTGCTACGTAAAGCGGGAATTGAGTCAAGCGGAGAAATCAGTACAGAAGCATATAGGCGAAGAGCTACACAAAAAGCGGAGGAGCGCAAGCTGCTTTACGATCTGAAACGTTGTCAACAAACGTGCGAGTCCCTAGATCTGGCAGCAGGCGTGCAAGAACCAGAATTGGACTTTTTCTGGCCGCCCAAGCCAATCGAGCAGAATGATGAGGAAGATACTGAAGCAGAAGCTGATGATGAACTAGAGAAGGAAGAGCCAGAGGAACAGTACAGTGTTGAGGAGCAGCTGGAGCTATTGATGAGCTATCTACGCACTTCCtatcaattttgttattgGTGCGGCACACACTATGAAAATGCTGAGGACTTGGACACCAACTGTCCTGGCTTGACACGCGATGAACATTAG
- the LOC117789884 gene encoding serine/threonine-protein kinase 16, producing the protein MHSIGWALIVKRGCFCSKETLKINGSRYRVRERLAQGGFSLIDLAENAATRRCYAIKRITCHSIEDQNIALREIENCRKIDSENVIRVVDYELNGQADIVINTTSTLFIVLPYYKHGSLSDHLQLRARKQDHMPEAQILQIFLGVCEGLKAIHETEPVPLAHRDLKTANICLSDSFEPIIVDLGSMTEARLQICGQSDAQRLQDEAEERSSIVYRAPELFTVKTYCTIDERTDIWSLGCVLYAMCYFSSPFDPIYERGDSVALAVLSGNINIPEDSIYTEDMHDLIRYMLRIDPMERPFIYSIIEQTHDLIQKLEGRV; encoded by the exons ATGCACAGCATTGGATGGGCACTGATTGTGAAACGTGGCTGCTTTTGCAGCAAAGAAACGCTTAAAATCAACGGCTCCCGCTACAGAGTACGCGAGCGTCTCGCACAAGG TGGCTTCAGTCTGATCGATCTTGCGGAGAATGCAGCAACTCGTCGGTGCTATGCGATAAAGCGAATCACCTGTCACAGCATCGAAGATCAGAATATTGCCCTGCGTGAAATCGAAAATTGTCGTAAAATTGATTCGGAGAATGTAATCCGTGTAGTGGATTATGAGCTTAATGGCCAGGCGGACATTGTGATAAACACAACGAGCACGTTGTTCATTGTGTTGCCCTACTACAAGCATGGATCGCTATCGGACCATTTACAGCTCCGTGCCCGTAAACAGGATCACATGCCGGAGGCGCAAATATTGCAAATCTTTTTGGGTGTTTGTGAGGGCCTCAAGGCCATACATGAGACGGAGCCAGTGCCCCTGGCACATCGTGATTTAAAAACTGCCAACATATGCTTATCGGACTCCTTTGAACCAATCATTGTGGATCTAGGCTCCATGACCGAGGCTCGACTGCAAATCTGTGGCCAATCGGATGCACAGCGACTACAAGACGAGGCCGAGGAGCGAAGCTCAATTGTCTATCGTGCTCCAGAACTATTCACGGTTAAAACCTACTGCACGATCGATGAGCGAACAGATATCTGG AGTCTTGGCTGTGTGCTGTACGCCATGTGTTACTTTAGCAGTCCATTCGATCCCATCTATGAGCGAGGTGATAGCGTTGCTTTGGCCGTACTCAGCGGCAATATAAACATTCCAGAGGATTCCATCTACACCGAG GACATGCACGATCTTATCCGGTACATGCTACGCATCGATCCCATGGAGCGACCCTTCATCTACAGCATTATCGAGCAGACACACGATCTTATACAGAAGTTAGAAGGTCGTGTGTAG